Proteins from a genomic interval of Gemmatimonas sp.:
- a CDS encoding SDR family NAD(P)-dependent oxidoreductase → MVMPMRSFAGQTVVITGASDGIGKAAVRQYALGGARVVMVGRNEAKTRAAAHAIMTDTGRRDITCEIADLSRQDAVRDLAARLQAAHPVIHVLANNAGAMFLERQLTVDGFEQTFALNHLAYYTLTLLLLPSLYAAAAPGAPARIVNVSSRAHENARPELDDLQLTQGFGGWRAYANSKLFNIWFTTSLARRLDTARVVTHALHPGVVSTRFATNNGRMGRLLRGVMDLVSISPAAGADTLVWLSGAVEATHDSGRYWCRRRMVTPSRLARREDLAELLWQRSGTLTALDGDRCAGEARGPVSSTLPSPNRAPAPHDQS, encoded by the coding sequence ATGGTCATGCCCATGCGTTCGTTCGCCGGCCAGACGGTCGTGATTACCGGTGCCAGTGACGGCATCGGCAAGGCCGCGGTGCGGCAGTATGCCCTCGGGGGCGCCCGGGTGGTGATGGTGGGGCGCAACGAGGCCAAGACCCGGGCCGCCGCGCACGCCATCATGACCGACACCGGCCGCCGCGACATTACCTGCGAGATTGCCGACCTGTCCCGTCAGGATGCCGTGCGCGACCTCGCCGCGCGGCTGCAGGCGGCGCACCCGGTCATTCACGTGCTCGCCAACAACGCCGGCGCCATGTTCCTGGAGCGCCAGCTTACCGTGGACGGATTCGAGCAGACCTTCGCGCTCAACCACCTGGCGTACTACACGCTCACCCTGCTGCTGCTGCCCTCCCTGTATGCTGCGGCGGCCCCTGGCGCCCCGGCGCGCATCGTGAACGTCTCCAGTCGCGCGCATGAGAATGCGCGACCGGAACTGGACGACCTGCAGCTGACGCAGGGCTTCGGTGGCTGGCGCGCCTACGCCAACTCGAAACTGTTCAACATCTGGTTCACCACCAGCCTGGCACGCCGACTCGACACGGCACGCGTGGTCACCCACGCCCTGCACCCGGGGGTGGTGAGCACGCGCTTCGCCACCAACAACGGCCGCATGGGGCGGCTGCTGCGGGGCGTCATGGACCTCGTGTCGATCTCGCCAGCCGCGGGCGCCGACACCCTCGTGTGGCTTTCCGGTGCCGTCGAGGCCACCCACGACAGCGGCCGGTACTGGTGCCGGCGCCGCATGGTCACACCGTCTCGCCTGGCCCGGCGCGAGGATCTCGCGGAGCTGCTCTGGCAGCGGTCAGGTACGCTTACGGCGCTCGATGGCGACAGATGTGCCGGCGAGGCCCGAGGGCCCGTCAGCTCGACTCTCCCTTCGCCCAACAGGGCGCCGGCCCCTCATGACCAGTCGTAA